DNA from Amorphoplanes friuliensis DSM 7358:
GGAGGCACGCACCGGCGGGCGCACCGTCTCCACCGACCTGCACGACTGGAACGGGACCGACGACTATCACCGCGACTTCGCGCTCGGCGCCGACCTCGTCTTCGTGAGCGGTGTCCAGCTCGGTGACCGGGCCGCCGAGGTGGCCCGGTGGATCCTGGCCGACGGTGTCGCCTCGCACGTGGTCGTCACGGCCGGAGCAGCCGGCGCCGACCTCTACACGGCCGGCGGGCACCTCCACGAGCCCGCCGCCGACCTCTACACGGCCGGCGGACACCTCCACGAGCCCGCCGCCGACCCGGGCGGGCCGATCGTCGACTCGAACGGTGCCGGGGATGCCCTCGCCGCCGCCTTCCTGGCCGCGCTGTCCGACGGGCTCGACGACGCCGCCTGCCTGCGGCGTGGTGCCATCGCCGGGGCGTACGCGTGCACCCGGCCCGTCGGCCCGGACGGCTTCATCCGGAGGCAGGACTGAGTCCGGACCGGGTCGACAGCACCAGGCCTTCACCACTAGAACTGGGCCATGAGCTCTGAGCGGATCGAGGCGGCGCTGCGGCCGTACGTGGAGAACGGTCACCTGCCCGGCGCGGTTGCGCTGAGGGCACGGGGTGCGGAGGTCGACGTGGCCTGTGTCGGCGTCCGCGATCTCGGGACCGGGGTGCCGATGACCCGCGACACGCTGTTCCGGATCGCCTCGCTGACCAAGCCGCTGGTCGCCGCCGTGGCGCTGATGCTGGTCGAGGACGGCACGCTCGCGCTGGACAAACCCGTCGACGAGTGGCTGCCCGAGCTGGCCGGGCGGCCCGTGCTGCGGGAGCTCGGCGCGGAGCTGGACGATGTGGTGCCGCTCGCCCGGCCGATCACCGTGCAGCATGTTCTCACCTACACCCACGGGTACGGGGCTGTGATGGCACCGCCGGGGACGTACCCGGTCCAGGAGCGGATCGAGGCGCTGCAGCTCGGGCCCGGCGCCGATCCGGAGCCGTTCTCCCGCGACGAGTGGATGGCGCGGCTGGGGACACTTCCGCTGCTGCACCAGCCGGGTGAGGGCTGGAGTTACCACGGTGGCGGCGAAATCCTCGGGGCGCTGCTGCAGCGGGCGACCGGTCTGAGTCTCGAGACGCTGCTGCACGAGCGGCTCTTCGAGCCTCTGGGGATGCGGGACACCTCGTATGCCTGCATCGATCCGGAACGGCTCGCAACGGCGTACCGGCCGGGCATGTCCGGGGAGCTCGAGGTGTGCGCGGAGCCTGAGGGCCGCTGGTCTCCTCCCCTGCGGGTGTCAGGGGCGACCGGGCTGATCTCGACCGTCGACGACTGTCTCGCCTTCGGCCGGATGCTGCTCGACGGGGGCGGCGGTCTGCTCTCCGACGGTTCGGTTGCGCAGATGACCACCGACCGGCTCACCGCCCAGCAGAAGGCGGCGGCGATGTGGTTGCCGGGCTTCTGGGACGGGTGGGGCTGGGGCTTCGGGGGCGCGGTCGCCACCGGTCGTGAGGTGCCGGGGCCGGCGGCCGGGAGCTACGGCTGGACCGGCGGCACGGGCACGGCCTGCTACACCGATCTGCGTGGCGGGCGGGTCGGGGTGCTGCTCACGCAGCGGGAGATGACCAGCCCGATGCCGGACGCGTACGCGAACGCGTTCTGGGAGGCGTTCTAAAGATCTCAAGCCGCGCACCACCCGGCCGATGGGGCTGTCCTCGCACCGCCCCTCGGAAGGACCCCCGGATGCGCATGAAGTCCCGCGTTCTGTCGCGGCGCTGGATCGCGGTGGCCGCGGTCGTCGTCACCGCGATACCGGCGACCGCGTTCGCCACCCTGCCCTCCGGCCCGGAAGCGCTGCCGCACGCTGTCGGCGGTGTCATCCAGAGCACCGTCCGTGTCACCGCGAAACCGGCGACCGGTGGTGTGCACGCCAACGAGGTGCTGCCCACGAGTGTCGACCTGCGGCAGTACGCCCCGGCGGTCGGCGACCAGGGCCAGATCGGCGCGTGTGTGGCGTGGACGATCGGCTACAGCATCATGGGGTACTGGGCGAACCGGACCAGTGGTGTCGGCGCCCCGTACGCGCCCCTCTTCCTCTACATGCGCAACGTCGCCAAGGGCGGGGCTCCCTCGGCCGGGCTGAACCCGGACTCGGTTCTCGCCAACGCGGCGTCGGGTGGTGTCGACACCCAGGCGAACTACTGGCAGGGCACGGCGAACTGGCAGGCCGCGCCGACACAGGCGGAGATCGACAACGCGAAGAACTACCGCGTGGGCAACTGGAGCCGTCTCTTCGCCGGCGCGAACCAGGGTGCCGGCGCGCAGACCGCGATCATGCAGACGCTGGCGTCCGGCAGCCCGGTCGCCCTCGCGATCCCGGTCTACAAGGACTTCATGTACCTGCGCAGCCACAACCTCTACACGACCGTCAGCGGCACGAACCTGGGCGGTCACATGATCGCCGTGTACGGGTACGACGCGCAGGGTGTCTACATCCGGAACTCGTGGGGTTCGGTGTGGGGCAACAGCGGTGACGCCCACGTCGCGTGGAGCTTCATCACCAAGGCCGCCACGGGTGGGTACGCCGTCAACGGCATCTCGACCCCGGCCTCCCCGATCCCGCTGCTGCCGACCGTCGGCGCACTGTCCACCGTCAAGGCCCCGGCGGGCACCTCGGTGACGATCACGGGCGCCGGTCTGTCCAGCGCCACGTCGGTGCGCTTCGGCGGCGACGAGGCCACCTTCACGCAGCAGACCGTCGGCGGCCTGACCAAGCTCGTCGCCGTCGCCCCGCCGCACGCCGACGGGGTTGTCGACATCACGGTCACGAACCCGACCGGCACCAGCGTCGCGAGTTCGACCAGCAAGTTCACCTACGTCCCGCCGGCGCCGGGCATCACCACACTGAACCCGGGCACCGTCGTCACCCTCGGCGGGACCACGGTCACGCTGACCGGCCGTGATCTCACCGGTGTCACGAGTGTCAAGGTCGGCACCACGGCCGTTCCCGCCAAGGCGGTCACCCCGACGTCGCTGAGCTTCGTCGCTCCGGCCCGGACCGCCGGAACCGTCCCGGTCACCGTGACCAACACGTACGGGACGAGCACGCCGGCCGGTCAGCTGACGTACGCCCTGCCGCCGGCCCCGGCGGTGAGCTCGATCGAGCCCGGCAGCGGTCTCACCTACAAGCGGACGGCGGTTGTCGTCACCGGTACCGACCTCGCCGGGACCACCAAGGTCACCCTGGGCGGTACGCCGGTCTCGTTCCAGAAGGTGTCCGGCACCCAGCTCAAGCTGACCCTGCCGGCCGGCACCGCCGGGGCCCGGACCCTGCAGATCACCACCCCGGGTGGCAGCAGCACGGCCACCGAGGACAGCACGTTCACCTACCTGACGCCGCCGGTGCCCGCCATCACCGGGGTCACGCCGAGCAGCGGCCTCACCTACCTCCGGACCCCGGTGGTGATCACCGGTGAGAACTTCACCGACTCGACCAAGCTGACCCTGGACGGTGTCGCGCTGTCGTACACGAAGGTCTCGAGCACCCAGATCAAGGCCACCCTGCCGGTCCACGCGGCCGGGGCCGCCGGCCTCCAGCTGACCACCCCGGGCGGCACGTCCGCGACGGGCTCGGCGGCGCAGTTCACCTACACCGCCCCGCCGGCCCCGGCGATCACCTCGCTCAGCGTCACCTCGACCATGACCAGGACCTCCACCCCACTGCTGATCACCGGTACGGGTCTGACGGGCGCCACACGACTGACGGTCGGCGGCACCTCGACGACGTTCACCAAGGTGTCGGACACCCAGCTCAAGCTGACGCTTCCGGCGCGGACGACGGCCGGTGCCGCACCGATCGTGGTGACGACGCCGGGTGGCACCAGCGCGCCGATGCCGTTCACCTTCCTGCCCCGGCCCTGACCCTGACCCTGCTCCGACGATGGCTGACGGCCGGCGGTGATCCGCCGGCCGTCAGGCGTTCAGCAGCTTGAGGAGGGTTCGCAGGCGGAGGGCGTCCTGGGCCGGTGGTGCGCCGTAGGCCCGGCGGTATTCGCGGGTGAACTGCGTTGCGCTCGCGTAGCCCACCTTTTCGCCCACCAGCGCGGCGGTCGCGTCGCCGGCCACCAGCAGTCGCCGCGCCTCCTGCAGGCGCAGGCTCTTCTGGAACTGCAGGGGGCTCATCCCGGTCGCGGACTTGAAGTGCCGGTGCAGCGTCGCCGTGCTCATGTGGGCGACCGCCGCGATCGCCTCGACGCTCAGCGGTTCGGCGAAGTGCTGGTGGATCCAGCGGGCCGCCCCGCGCACCTGCGTGACGTGCGACTCCGCCAGCGCGAACTGCCGCAGCACCGGCCCCAGCGGGCTGCCCAGCAGCCGGTAGAGGATCTCGCCCTCGATCCGGCCGGCCAGCGCCGGGATGTCCTCCGGGGTGTCGAGCAGGCCGACCCACCGGACCACCGCGCCGATCAGCTCGGGACTCATCCGGGCCGTGGTCATCCCGCCCGGGTCGGTGGACTCCCGCCCGGCCGCGGCACCGAGCTCCAGCAGCAGGTCAGCCAGCACCTGCTGGTCGAGCTGGAGCACGGCTGACCGGTACGGCATGCGCTCGAAGGTCGCGGTGATCGGCATCTCCAGCGAGGCGAGGAACATGTGGCCGCTGTCGACCTGCCAGTTCCGGTCCCCGGCCGCCGTACGCTTCGAGCCGCTGCCGACGAAGCAGATCATCGGCGTGTAGAGCATGTCGATGGCGCCCGGGCGTTCGTCGGCGGAGACCAGTCCCAGGCGCGGAACCTCGGTGTCCGTCCAGAAGCCGGCCGTGTGCGCGGCGATGACACGGGCAAGATCTTCGATCATCCCTCGGCCCTCCGGGTGAGAGGATCAGGCAAGACTATGCGGCTGCGGGCCCATGACGCCAGGCGCCGGCGAACCTAGCGTCGAAGCCATGACGAACATGCACAAGCGGCAGCTCGGGACCCAGGGCCTCGAGACGTCGGCGATCGGCCTCGGCACCATGGGCATGACCATGGCGTACGGCGCGGCGGACGACAAGAACAGCCTGGCGACCATCCGGCGCGCCCACGAGCTCGGCGTCACCCACTTCGACACCGCCGAGCTGTACGGCCAGGGCGAAGGCGAACGCATCCTCGGTGAGGCAGTCCGCGGCTTCCGCGACGAGGTGGTGCTCGCCACCAAGTTCGGCTTCGACTTCACCGACCCGGCCCAGTACGGCGTTGCCCTCGACAGCC
Protein-coding regions in this window:
- a CDS encoding carbohydrate kinase family protein, which produces MTVLVVGGTGIDTVVPVGELPILAADGVQAAGPVRTFVSHTGTCVALGLRNLGVEVTVADAVGDDEEGRRITAAFAGWGIPLRTAISTGGTRRAVNLMDPHGRRLSIFDARVVPGYRLPVETYRPLLDRARHVHVTLTGWARHLLAEARTGGRTVSTDLHDWNGTDDYHRDFALGADLVFVSGVQLGDRAAEVARWILADGVASHVVVTAGAAGADLYTAGGHLHEPAADLYTAGGHLHEPAADPGGPIVDSNGAGDALAAAFLAALSDGLDDAACLRRGAIAGAYACTRPVGPDGFIRRQD
- a CDS encoding serine hydrolase domain-containing protein gives rise to the protein MSSERIEAALRPYVENGHLPGAVALRARGAEVDVACVGVRDLGTGVPMTRDTLFRIASLTKPLVAAVALMLVEDGTLALDKPVDEWLPELAGRPVLRELGAELDDVVPLARPITVQHVLTYTHGYGAVMAPPGTYPVQERIEALQLGPGADPEPFSRDEWMARLGTLPLLHQPGEGWSYHGGGEILGALLQRATGLSLETLLHERLFEPLGMRDTSYACIDPERLATAYRPGMSGELEVCAEPEGRWSPPLRVSGATGLISTVDDCLAFGRMLLDGGGGLLSDGSVAQMTTDRLTAQQKAAAMWLPGFWDGWGWGFGGAVATGREVPGPAAGSYGWTGGTGTACYTDLRGGRVGVLLTQREMTSPMPDAYANAFWEAF
- a CDS encoding IPT/TIG domain-containing protein is translated as MRMKSRVLSRRWIAVAAVVVTAIPATAFATLPSGPEALPHAVGGVIQSTVRVTAKPATGGVHANEVLPTSVDLRQYAPAVGDQGQIGACVAWTIGYSIMGYWANRTSGVGAPYAPLFLYMRNVAKGGAPSAGLNPDSVLANAASGGVDTQANYWQGTANWQAAPTQAEIDNAKNYRVGNWSRLFAGANQGAGAQTAIMQTLASGSPVALAIPVYKDFMYLRSHNLYTTVSGTNLGGHMIAVYGYDAQGVYIRNSWGSVWGNSGDAHVAWSFITKAATGGYAVNGISTPASPIPLLPTVGALSTVKAPAGTSVTITGAGLSSATSVRFGGDEATFTQQTVGGLTKLVAVAPPHADGVVDITVTNPTGTSVASSTSKFTYVPPAPGITTLNPGTVVTLGGTTVTLTGRDLTGVTSVKVGTTAVPAKAVTPTSLSFVAPARTAGTVPVTVTNTYGTSTPAGQLTYALPPAPAVSSIEPGSGLTYKRTAVVVTGTDLAGTTKVTLGGTPVSFQKVSGTQLKLTLPAGTAGARTLQITTPGGSSTATEDSTFTYLTPPVPAITGVTPSSGLTYLRTPVVITGENFTDSTKLTLDGVALSYTKVSSTQIKATLPVHAAGAAGLQLTTPGGTSATGSAAQFTYTAPPAPAITSLSVTSTMTRTSTPLLITGTGLTGATRLTVGGTSTTFTKVSDTQLKLTLPARTTAGAAPIVVTTPGGTSAPMPFTFLPRP
- a CDS encoding AraC family transcriptional regulator; protein product: MIEDLARVIAAHTAGFWTDTEVPRLGLVSADERPGAIDMLYTPMICFVGSGSKRTAAGDRNWQVDSGHMFLASLEMPITATFERMPYRSAVLQLDQQVLADLLLELGAAAGRESTDPGGMTTARMSPELIGAVVRWVGLLDTPEDIPALAGRIEGEILYRLLGSPLGPVLRQFALAESHVTQVRGAARWIHQHFAEPLSVEAIAAVAHMSTATLHRHFKSATGMSPLQFQKSLRLQEARRLLVAGDATAALVGEKVGYASATQFTREYRRAYGAPPAQDALRLRTLLKLLNA